Part of the Legionella cardiaca genome, AAACGCCAGCTTTTAAATAAATCTTGAACCTTTATATCCATACTATTAGTTGTAGAACCGCGAATTTTTTTCGTATGATAGAACGTAATCCATAACATGGATTAACACAGGAAGTATCTTTTTAATATAAGGATTTTATTATGGATTATAAGTTAAGCGACAAAACAGCGCTTGTTACAGGATCTACTGCAGGAATTGGGTTTGCGATTGCACAACTACTTGCTGAAGAAGGAGCAACCGTTGCAATTAATGGACGCAGCGAAAAACGAGTAACTGAGGCAATGAACAAAATAAAATCCGTCTGCCCCTCAGCAAAACTTATTCCTGCACCAGCAGATCTTAGTGATCAAAAAGGTTGCGATGCCATTTTTCAATATGTTCCAACAACCGATATTCTTGTAAATAATTTTGGTATTTATGAAGTAAAATTCTTTAATGATATTTCTGATAACGATTGGTTACGGTTTTTTGAAGCCAATGTCATGAGTGGCATACGTCTTAGTCGCCATTATCTTCCGCACATGTTAGAAAACGATTGGGGAAGAATTGTTTTTATCTCTAGTGAATCAGGATTACAAATTCCTATAGAAATGATTCATTATGGAATGACGAAAACAGCTCAAATCGCAGTTGCCAGAGGGCTTGCTGAAACCACAGTAGGAACAAATGTAACGGTTAACTCCGTGCTGCCTGGGCCAACAAGCAGCGAAGGTGTAAATGATTTCATTAAAAATCTAGCCAAAGAACAAAATAAAAAACCTGAAGAGATAGAGAAAGAACTTTTTACCTCAGTACGTCCTACCTCATTGCTCAAGCGCTTTGCAACACCGAATGAAGTCGCTGTAATGGTTGCTTATATATGCAGTCCTCTATCCTCTGCAACCAATGGTGCTGCATTACGAGTTGATGGCGGGGTTGTACGAGCGATTGCTTGACTCAATTCCTTACTGAATAAAATACCGCCCGGATTTCCCTTATTTAAAAGGAAATCCATTTTACGGGAGATATAAATCATGTTCACAGGCTAGCTTTCATTATTGATTGCGGCTGTTTTTAGTGGAGCTGCAATCTATATTAATTGCGTTGAACAGCCCGCTCGTCTGCGTCTTGAAAATGCTGCATTGTTAAAACAGTGGAAAGTAGCCTACAAAAAAGGGGCTGTAATGCAAGTTTCTCTTGCTTTATTAGCTAGCATCTGCGGGATTATCAGCTTTTTGAAAGACTTTAACTGGTGGTGCCTAATGGGGTCCTTTTTTATTCTCGCCAACTGGCCTTATACATTAATGGCGATCTTACCTGTTAATCAAAAAATTATGGCCACCTCTGAAAATGAAGCAAATGAACAAACACGAAATTTAATTACACGATGGGGCTTTTTGCATGCAATTCGTAGTTTACTAGGTATCATGGCCACTCTCTGTTTCCTGATAGCCTCCTTTTTTAGTAGCCAACATTTCTTAATCACACATGCTAGATAATGAACCAATCTTACTACATCAAGGCGCACTCTTTGGTTGACAGCAAAATTTGTTGCCCAAGTGTGGTGAGAATGCCCAGATTATGAGCGGTATCAAAAGCAGCCTTATATTTTTTTGTTAAATTGGCAATAGATTGATTAAGAATTTGTCTATTATCAAATAACTTTAATTGCTGTATTTGTTTAAAAATTCTCAATACCCTACTTAAGACAAAGGCAGCATGATAAACACCCAACATAGGACGCAAATCAGTTCTAATAGGAGAAATGAATCGTTCATCAACCTCATTTAAAACTAAAGGATCATAGGCAATTACTGCATTTAGATATAAATGAGACGTTTCATGAACTAAATGCTCGACTAAAAAAAGACGGTGGAATGGCAATAAATTATCCGGTAAGGATAAATAGATTGCTCCAAAGAATTTAGGAGAAGTAGCCCCTACATTTAGATTACTTTTTACCAAATTAATTGTGGAGACAAAGGAATTTATTTCATTAATAAAATGATTATCGGCCTCAGTGATTAACTTTAAAGCATCAGAAACTGCAATTTCAAATTTCTCTAATTCTTTTTCAGGCGGGGAAAACGCCTTTAAGTGATCCGAACCAAATGCAATACTGACTTCTTCAACAAAAACCTTTTTTTCCCATTCTTTCTTAAGCCCTAAAGCGATTAACCTTTCATGGATCAACCAGCAGTTAGTATCAGCTAAGTCTTGAATTGTTTGCTCGACGCTAAAGATGTCATCCTTTTTCATTGATTCTAGAAGCTTAAAATATTGACTATAAAGCCAAGGAGAAATAAAACTTGCAGAATATAATTCCAGCTGACCCAATTCAGAAACAATCCAATTGAAATCCTTGTGTAATACCTGCTGGGCATATTTTATCAGCTGAATAAAACTGTGAATAAATCTTTGTTTGTATGCTTTATACAACGTCTCTGCTATATGTGCTTTTGGTACAGCAGAGACTTGATCTAAGGGTACAGGAGAATTTTTCATTTTGAATCCTATAAAGAAGGTATCGTTATAGAATTATCTTCGTTATTTCTTTCTTCTTGTTCTTCCTGTTCGTTCAAAAGGACAATCACACTTCTCATGGTAGGGAGTGTATCTTGTAAAAGACCTTCAGGTATATTCTTGAAAAACTTGCTTTGATTAGGGCTATTTTTTTTACTGATTGTCACAACCTTCTCCTTGGCTTCCCGTAAAAACGTTAGCAGCTTACTATTAAAATTTGAATTTTAAAAGCAATAAAATTTCTTGCGATTGAATTATATGATAATAATCCTACTAACGATTATGAATAACAAACAGCATTGGAGCTCTTAACGAGGATTTTATTTCCCTGAGCAGTTACATTGAAGATTTCGGTGGTTCTGTTGTCCCCTCAGAGTTTTTTTCTTTATTAAGTTTTTCTTTCATACTATCGACCATTTTTTTGGTAGATGAAGATAAATTAAAAAAGGTACTTAATTTGCTTGGTGATCGTTTTGCATAGAGGACTTCCTCCTTCCCTTTTTCATGTTCGCTGATGCATTGCAGCAGATCACTTGCACTTAAATTATTTTTACCGGCGATACTGTTATACATAGTTTTCAATGCGGCAAATTTATCTCGTGTTGCCTGCTCTCTAGTGTCTTTATGGGGAATTTCTTCTAATCGTTTATAAAGTTTCTCAAGAACAGCACGTTGCGTTTTTCCCAAGTCTTTATAAGCTGTAGGGGGCGGAGGAAAAATATAAAAGCTGTCTGCATCCAACTTCTTATCAATGAATTGCGTTTTATAAGCAGGAGCGACAAAAAAGTGTTTCGAAACATTGGCCTTAAAACCTAAAACGATATCAAGAATATTTAAAGCTGTGGTGCGGCAAGAATTATTAATAATCTGTATTTTTTGCGTATTTGTAGCTGCTTTATTAAATTGTTCTTCTTTCCCTTCTTTAGGTACAAATGTATTTGTGCCGAGTTCTTCATGAATTAATTCAATCTCACCACCCTCTGTTGGTTCGTGAGGTACATAACAAGATATAGCTGCATTCTTAGCACGTTCAACAACGTAGTAATTCGTATTAAGCTCATTTAGAATTGTTGGATTTTTCTTCTGTTCTTGCTCCATAGTCCATATAAGTGCCAAAAATTCTTTATATTGCTCGTAATTAATAGCATAGGCCTGATAATTTATTTCTCCATCGTCTTGTTCAATGCCTTCATCAGCTAGTCGACCTAATGTTCCCGTAGTTATATATTTCACTCCTAATTTCAGAGGACTTCTCACATCAGAGTCAATATCATTAGTTTTGCCTACACGAGCCAAAATTAGTGGCTTGTTATCCTGTACCACACCTAACATAACAAAGCTATGAATTCCCTCTTTGGCTATTGCAAGGAAAAATTCATCATCTCTTTTAACTTTTATCGTTTCGGCCATATTAACTTCTCTTTGACTTACTTATGATCTATTATGATAATTATAGAGCTTTTTGTAAATAATTTAACGAGATTTAAAATGGGCAAAAAAATTCTCTTTGCTTTTGGCGGAACAGGAGACAAAGCAGAGAGATTAAGCGAAAGCTATCAAAAAAAGTTAGATTTTAATGATGATGTCGTGAGAGTCTATTTCAGCGGCTGCCAAGACTATGCGATTGGTGGTAAAACACCTGGAATAGGTTATATTAGCCCTAATCTTGATGTTGTTAGCAGCAAACTACGTGAATGTTTTAATGACACAGGCGAGCTATCTTTAGCTAAATTAAAGCAAAAATTTGGCAGCGCCATCATTATTAAAGGCGCTAATGATGACGACGATTCAATTCAGATTGATGATATCACCTTAACTGGTTTTAGTCGCGGAGGAGTGACAACATTTGCCGTTGCTCGTCATTTAGACGATCTTGACATACCTATATCTCTTTATGCCAGTGATCCAGTACCAGGTAATAGTAAACAAAATGCCCAAAAACAATCTTCTGAGTTTTATAAAAATCATGATTTAAGTGGCTGCAAAAACTTGCAGCATGCAACGGTAGTTTTAGGTGCTTACAAAAAAAATGTAAGCCCACTGCATAATAAATTTTTTAGGCAAATGGCCCCGCTATTTCAAGCTAATTGTGATCATGCAATCTACACCGTTCCTAAAACTCATCACCTTAGATGGAATCCTATGGCAGAGAATGAAGAACAACAGTTTCTCTATAATAGAGGAATAGCCAAAAATGAACGATATTATTCAGAAGATACAGCACCTTTATTCTTTGTTCCTAAAATTTTACAACAAAAAACTCATATAGGAGTCGAAGGGCGAACGGGGTTATCAGCTCGCTTTAAAGAAAAACTGATTGATACAGTTGCTTTTTTCTATCCGCTTGTAAGTCGTTCTGATCCTGTCAAAATAGGACAAGCACTTTACGCACTACAACTTGCCTCTGATTTCGCAGATAGAAAAACGTTAAATATTGCGGTACGAAAAAGTACTATTGAAGCCAAAGTATTGCGAGAGTTTATTGTTGAATTTGAAAACATTAACTCTTATGTCTTTCGCAAAGAAAAAAATGAGCCCGATGCTCTCAAAGACTTCAGAAGGGATGTCTATCAATTACTAGTAGATTATTCAATAACGGATGCTTCACTTCATGAGAAACAGGCACTACAAGAAGATATTTTAGCCAGAGTAAAGGCTTTAAAAGGAAGAATATCAAGCAACAATTATAATGAGCTTAATAAGCTCGTTAAAGAATTTCTTAAAGAGAATGTTCTATTTCATCCTGATTTAACACAATACATTGACGAAACAGAAACTTATAACTCCAAACCAGCTTCCTCTTATCAAGCCACGCCACTTGTTAGTATTAGGAATATTACCGATCCTGCAGAGCTTGCTCATAGGCTATACCACATGTCAGACAGGGCACGGGCTGCATCTTATGAGAGTTTTGCTGCTAATTTACCCCACATAGTAAAAAGTACGGAGGAATTGGCAAATATTATTCGATTCTTACCTCCAGATAAAATGGAGAAAGCATTAAAAATTCCGGAAATGAAACAGTTAATTACCAATATGGATAATGTTAATTTAATTATGGAAAAATTATTTACTTCAGATCAGAAAAAACAACTTTTTTCCTCCATTAAAAATAATATTGGCAAGATGGACTTAAATTTTGAACAACTAGGCCGATTAATACCACATATCCCACATGCTCAAGCTAAAGAGCTGTTGGAATCTGTCTCATTCAATGCGGTCACTAACAAATCTAGCAGAGATGTCATAGAGTTTTTGGATAAGTTAACCTCACAACAAATCAAACAATTATTACCTGTAATTGAGAAGAAACTACAAGAATATGCGAAAGACGCTAAAGTAGAGGATGTCATTGGTCTTTATAAAT contains:
- a CDS encoding SDR family NAD(P)-dependent oxidoreductase; this encodes MDYKLSDKTALVTGSTAGIGFAIAQLLAEEGATVAINGRSEKRVTEAMNKIKSVCPSAKLIPAPADLSDQKGCDAIFQYVPTTDILVNNFGIYEVKFFNDISDNDWLRFFEANVMSGIRLSRHYLPHMLENDWGRIVFISSESGLQIPIEMIHYGMTKTAQIAVARGLAETTVGTNVTVNSVLPGPTSSEGVNDFIKNLAKEQNKKPEEIEKELFTSVRPTSLLKRFATPNEVAVMVAYICSPLSSATNGAALRVDGGVVRAIA
- a CDS encoding DUF1772 domain-containing protein, whose translation is MIAAVFSGAAIYINCVEQPARLRLENAALLKQWKVAYKKGAVMQVSLALLASICGIISFLKDFNWWCLMGSFFILANWPYTLMAILPVNQKIMATSENEANEQTRNLITRWGFLHAIRSLLGIMATLCFLIASFFSSQHFLITHAR
- a CDS encoding aKG-HExxH-type peptide beta-hydroxylase, giving the protein MKNSPVPLDQVSAVPKAHIAETLYKAYKQRFIHSFIQLIKYAQQVLHKDFNWIVSELGQLELYSASFISPWLYSQYFKLLESMKKDDIFSVEQTIQDLADTNCWLIHERLIALGLKKEWEKKVFVEEVSIAFGSDHLKAFSPPEKELEKFEIAVSDALKLITEADNHFINEINSFVSTINLVKSNLNVGATSPKFFGAIYLSLPDNLLPFHRLFLVEHLVHETSHLYLNAVIAYDPLVLNEVDERFISPIRTDLRPMLGVYHAAFVLSRVLRIFKQIQQLKLFDNRQILNQSIANLTKKYKAAFDTAHNLGILTTLGQQILLSTKECALM